The Bombus fervidus isolate BK054 chromosome 6, iyBomFerv1, whole genome shotgun sequence genome contains a region encoding:
- the Rab3-gap gene encoding rab3 GTPase activating protein isoform X2: protein MVKLQKKIMFFSEWITSIICLPLLSLGKASSGTNPDWTCIIVGFNTGFIKFYTETGALLFGEQLHNEPVVGLKCQSFRSPKHVGDIGLAEEVHVTYNSVVCVLQGFPLFSTLRACRNYLARVQANCDDLPPITNLSYKKWGYKSQDIVNDSEVIGTTSVNSFDHLMTASICGGYNASYRSSAPQHNLVLVTGKRPFVGFHYALEGGSAPVLSDVAIAMASKLANAIGTAVPWLPLNWGNSKHQASLEASKTSTHEPVEPMTCRFGLSDVMREGYSIISSPNKALSVILDAMGRVLLVDNRYCIATRMWKGYRDAQCGWIEVEEEKHSGMHKAFTKFKQTPQLRSAFFLVIYAPKKGVIDIWSTQQGPKITTFTASKHGRLLYINYGLLGVNDNVHLSKNKPQYSCVFMDPLGGLKEITVPFHFALNSKNGKRARDIHILKKLKTFLREEDFEREKLISEIESVCSDLKSNEIKVQTLEMLMSNKNIIPDALLAATNCFIKKLDEYEKEEMEPTTKTLYLLTTQLQQIINFYKHIKSQYDTPEYNVSIDDNNTSLPLTLLTTEKEVHRIFELFNKVNSYTCSDSNTECRVKFKEDGRIFLDFLSCFEFGTSGFIDIKKDIKPEKEHQISQLMYKGCVYSYDRIETWKEVAKSSNIQPFVFMKFALVYWLNKKRDVSLELELKQFTQLLNAICSIASVKEICAEYNEISLWWKKVRNILLDSTNPFNALTAALMCRAVAMSVEKYREKCNNKTEDNNVQEEKGIKNENDLKEIKQHQDSVNNLKSDDEAYNLTNEWEDITKDTCQFTLLIGNLEDIAILDAIVSQEPLSDTTTQFFALPFVKFDISLGSVLSKGKGSVSEIVAKWITSTGIDPSQLVDTTDTEFDHTRSTNDSLEVLNSSDEVCNVDDVSQPNVEKPLSESLDTESEEKDITNANKCILERIKLLKGHFPYSLTTSVLLANICWEFAMSWNKDISQLKSLEAALCVLRQIPMKRMRHGVCCLLWSVHIKKRMEAVAKLINKLGKLPKERLCMQEIGLSDAQAVIFLQDCVTFLEIFIDSEMLEVGQNIVIKSEELWEVCTSGPQPFAALAISQAPAWYDLIMLHLQLANVLHMIAHFNLKVLKPLNNLFDSVVQPYFFQSMADKVMLTWYRDDKRDNLRTTFLCRIINASMDFIHQETTDGKMSSSMQAIQWMNKCHTLASIWKISNDELRIHQVCQLYVIGLDRLAEEVVTAVNDVEKLAEDLLPIAGRRLMAYLSKSPDLLEEVSRISPALTKYLESLDVPDVIYTNCSNDDTIELIRRVSRHLPETHSNYHLAQLMLDAVFIYEGTT from the exons ATGGTGAAGTTGCAAAAAAAGATAA TGTTTTTTAGTGAATGGATAACATCCATAATCTGTTTACCATTATTGTCATTGGGAAAAGCTAGCAGCGGCACTAATCCAGATTGGACATGTATTATAGTTGGTTTTAATACTGGTTTTATCAAGTTTTACACAGAA acaGGTGCATTATTATTTGGAGAACAATTGCATAATGAACCAGTTGTAGGATTAAAATGTCAATCTTTTCGTTCACCTAAACACGTAGGTGATATTGGTTTGGCTGAAGAAGTTCATGTGACATATAATAGCGTTGTGTGTGTCTTGCAAGGTTTTCCCTTGTTTTCCACATTAAGAGcatgtagaaattatttagcTAGAg TTCAAGCAAACTGTGATGACTTACCAcctattacaaatttatcatATAAGAAATGGGGTTATAAAAGCCAAGATATTGTAAATGATTCAGAAGTAATTGGTACTACTTCTGTAAATAGCTTTGATCATCTAATGACAGCTTCAATTTGTGGTGGATATAACGCATCTTATAGATCTAGTGCACCACAGCATAATTTAGTTCTTGTAACTGGTAAACGTCCATTTGTTGGTTTTCATTATGCCTTAGAAGGTGGTTCAGCTCCAGTTCTATCAGATGTTGCAATAGCAATGGCCAGCAAACTAGCAAATGCTATTGGAACTGCTGTTCC TTGGCTTCCTCTCAATTGGGGAAATTCAAAACATCAGGCATCGCTCGAAGCATCAAAAACTAGTACTCATGAACCAGTTGAACCAATGACTTGTAGGTTTGGCTTAAGTGATGTTATGAGAGAGGGTTATTCGATAATATCCAGTCCAAATAAAGCACTGTCAGTAATATTAGATGCAATGGGCAGAGTATTATTAGTAGATAACAGATATTGCATAGCTACAAGAATGTGGAAAGGTTATAGAGATGCACAATGTGGTTGGATTGAAGTGGAGGAAGAAAAACATTCTGGAATGCACAAAGCATTTACTAAGTTTAAACAGACTCCGCAATTACGTTCTGCTTTCTTTTTAGTTATTTATGCTCCAAAGAAAGGTGTAATAGACATATGGAGTACTCAACAAGGTCCTAAAATTACTACATTTACTGCTAGTAAACATGGACG ATTACTTTATATCAATTATGGTCTTCTTGGTGTAAATGATAATGTACATCTATCAAAAAATAAACCACAATATTCGTGTGTATTTATGGATCCACTTGGAGGTctgaaggaaattacagtacCATTTCATTTTGCTCTTAATAGTAAAAATGGGAAGAGAGCGcgtgatatacatatacttaaaaaattgaaaacatttttacgagaagaagactttgaacGTGAGAAATTAATATCAGAAATTGAGAGTGTATGTTCAGATTTGAAgagtaatgaaataaaagtacaAACATTGGAAATGTTAatgtcaaataaaaatattattcccgATGCTTTACTCGCAGCTACAAATTGTTTTATCAAAAAACTAGATGAATATG aaaaagaagaaatggaacCTACGACAAAAacactttatttattaacaacacAGTTACAGCaaataattaacttttataaGCATATTAAATCTCAGTATGATACACCAGAGTATAATGTTTCTATAGATGATAATAATACGAGTTTACCTTTGACTTTGTTAACTACTGAAAAAGAAGTGCACAGAATTTTTGAATTgtttaataaagtaaatagTTACACGTGTTCAGATTCTAACACAGAATGTAGAGTAAAATTTAAAGAGGatggaagaatatttttagattttttatcTTGTTTCGAGTTTGGAACATCAGGatttatagatattaaaaaagatataaaaccaGAAAAAGAACATCAGATTT CTCAATTAATGTATAAAGGCTGCGTATATTCTTACGATAGAATTGAGACATGGAAAGAAGTCGCTAAGAGTAGTAACATTCAACCATTTGTTTTCATGAAATTTGCTTTAGTATACTGGCTCAATAAGAAACGGGACGTATCTTTAGAACTAGAGCTAAAACAATTTACGCAGCTCTTAAATGCTATTTGCTCAATAGCCA GTGTTAAAGAGATATGTGcagaatataatgaaatatctttgtGGTGGAAAAAGGTTCGTAATATTCTTTTGGATTCAACAAATCCATTTAATGCACTGACTGCTGCTTTGATGTGCAGAGCTGTTGCAAtgtctgtagaaaagtatagAGAAAAGTGCAATAACAAAACTGAGGATAATAATgttcaagaagaaaaaggtaTCAAAAATGAGAATGATTTGAAAGAGATAAAGCAGCATCAAGATTCTGTTAACAATTTAAAATCAGACGATGAAGCGTATAACTTGACAAATGAATGGGAAGATATTACTAAAGATACTTGTCAATTTACGTTGCTTATTGGAAATCTTGAGGATATTGCGATTTTAGATGCTATTGTAAG cCAAGAACCTCTATCAGATACTACAACGCAATTTTTTGCACTAccatttgtaaaatttgataTATCTTTAGGATCTGTTCTCTCAAAAGGGAAAG GTTCTGTATCGGAGATAGTTGCAAAATGGATTACTTCTACGGGTATTGATCCTTCTCAATTAGTAGATACAACAGATACGGAATTCGATCACACACGTTCAACAAATGATTCTTTAGAAGTACTGAATTCTTCAGACGAAGTTTGTAACGTCGATGATGTTTCACAACCTAATGTAGAAAAGCCTCTTTCAGAGTCTCTTGATACAGAAAGTGAAGAGAAAGATATTACAAATgctaataaatgtattttag aaagaattaaattattaaaaggtCATTTTCCATACAGTTTGACAACTAGTGTTCTGCTAGCTAATATCTGTTGGGAATTTGCTATGTCGTGGAATAAAGATATTTCGCAATTGAAGTCGCTCGAAGCTGCATTATGTGTTTTACGACAAATACCAATGAAACGTATGAGGCATG GTGTTTGTTGCTTATTATGGTCAGTTCATATAAAAAAACGAATGGAAGCAgttgcaaaattaattaataagctTGGAAAACTGCCAAAAGAGAGATTATGTATGCAGGAAATCGGTTTATCTGATGCTCAAGCAGTTATATTTCTACAAGATTGTGTcacatttttagaaatattcatcgat TCTGAAATGCTCGAAGTAGGACagaatattgtaattaaatcgGAAGAACTATGGGAAGTATGCACTTCCGGCCCACAACCCTTTGCTGCATTAGCTATTTCTCAAGCACCTGCTTGGTACGATCTAATCATGTTACATCTACAATTAGCTAATGTCTTACATATGATAGCgcattttaatttgaaagttCTAAAAccattaaataatttgtttgatTCTGTG GTACAGCCATACTTCTTTCAATCAATGGCAGACAAAGTAATGCTAACATGGTACAGAGACGATAAAAGAGATAATTTAAGAACCACATTTTTATGCCGAATAATTAATGCATCGATGGATTTTATCCATCAAGAAACAACAGATGGTAAAATGAGTAGTTCGATGCAAGCTATTCAATGGATGAATAAATGTCATACGTTAGCATCTATTTGGAAAATAAGTAACGATGAACTAAGGATACATCAAGTTTGTCAATTATATGTGATTGGTCTTGACCGACTAGCAGAGGAA GTTGTTACAGCTGTAAACGATGTTGAGAAATTAGCAGAAGATCTTTTACCGATTGCTGGAAGAAGATTGATGGCATATCTTTCAAAATCACCTGATCTTTTAGAGGAAGTTTCTCGTATAAGTCCAGCTCTTACTAAATACTTGGAAAGTCTT GATGTGCCGGACGTAATTTACACGAATTGTTCGAACGATGACACTATCGAATTGATACGACGAGTCTCAAGACATTTGCCCGAAACACACTCTAATTATCATCTTGCGCAATTAATGTTAGATGCGGTGTTTATTTACGAGGGAACGACATGA
- the LOC139988493 gene encoding uncharacterized protein — protein MMSGATRLDQDWMRMVELRGGTGMTSGLSGRSSSRFHYTILTILDTVFSATVAAPAVVGYWRGTWGLSDVYVYPEDPVLSSLTSIVIGFIGLFAFNVSQNVLNELLHPDKHRLSYYVGSRLYTAVFGFCCVNAWRGAWQALDLYTEHTASTVFATTAVSLLALAIMRAIRNISAPPFTLCLDSCPGYFEVQTMFRVNNTRDWSLYLLDCAFSVGVVGTLVVFVWRGVWILFDLYLFPKDREYSAIGSLAIGYVIVTVTFSLQPLMRYACSRLQGWARLIAADGFLLLSFLGTVNVWRGIWNVLDLWLVPDNRELSCWITHVGCFVFLVLLNCSNSILVRGVYIDAEEDDGKCVVFPCHYLRLFFKVEREKKEARRRNLLVASKDFRPRPDGNTKDTENGALLSNSTATTILPTNPESLV, from the exons ATGATGAGCGGTGCGACTAGGCTCGATCAGGATTGGATGAGAATGGTCGAGTTACGCGGTGGCACCGGTATGACGAGCGGGCTAAGCGGTCGGTCATCGAGTCGTTTTCATTACACGATACTCACTATTTTGGACACTGTGTTCTCGGCTACCGTGGCCGCCCCGGCGGTGGTTGGTTACTGGAGAGGTACCTGGGGCTTGAGCGACGTCTACGTCTATCCGGAGGATCCGGTTCTCAGTAGCTTGACCTCGATAGTGATCGGTTTCATAGGGTTGTTCGCGTTCAACGTTTCTCAGAATGTCCTGAACGAGCTTTTACACCCGGACAAACACAGATTGTCGTATTACGTCGGGTCCAGACTTTACACGGCCGTATTCGGGTTTTGCTGCGTAAATGCATGGCGTGGCGCCTGGCAGGCCCTCGACCTGTACACGGAACACACAGCGAGCACCGTTTTCGCCACCACCGCCGTTAGTCTTCTAGCATTGGCGATCATGCGTGCCATCAGGAACATTTCCGCGCCACCGTTCACCCTTTGCTTGGACTCGTGTCCCGGATACTTCGAAGTGCAAACCATGTTTCGCGTGAAC AACACGAGAGACTGGTCGTTGTACTTATTGGATTGTGCCTTCAGCGTTGGAGTGGTTGGTACGTTGGTTGTGTTCGTTTGGAGAGGTGTCTGGATACTTTTCGACCTCTATCTTTTCCCCAAAGATCGAGAATATTCCGCGATCGGGTCCCTC GCCATCGGATACGTGATAGTGACGGTGACGTTTTCCTTGCAACCATTGATGCGGTACGCGTGTTCTCGTCTTCAAGGCTGGGCCCGTTTAATAGCTGCCGATGGTTTCCTGCTGCTCAGCTTCCTGGGCACGGTGAATGTTTGGCGTGGCATCTGGAACGTATTGGATCTGTGGCTGGTCCCGGACAACCGAGAATTGTCCTGCTGGATCACCCACGTTGGGTGCTTCGTATTCCTCGTACTTCTCAACTGCAGCAATTCCATCCTCGTTCGCGGCGTTTACATCGACGCCGAGGAGGACGACGGAAAATGCGTCGTATTTCCTTGCCACTATCTTCGATTATTCTTCAAG GTCGAACGCGAGAAGAAGGAAGCGAGACGACGAAACCTGCTGGTTGCCTCGAAGGACTTTCGGCCTCGACCAGATGGAAACACCAAAGACACCGAAAATGGCGCGCTTCTATCGAACAGCACCGCCACGACTATTCTACCAACGAATCCTGAATCTCTCGTCTAA
- the LOC139988500 gene encoding acylphosphatase-2 has translation MAADDPLCNEPLLSVEFEVFGKVQGVYFPKYVRDICQQLGICGWVKNTKSGTILGKMQGPRALIDQMSQWLTNVGSPGSQIDRCEFTNWEGISRLQYKGFAIRF, from the exons ATGGCAGCGGACGACCCTCTCTGCAACGAACCTTTACTTTCCGTTGAATTCGAGGTCTTTGGCAAAGTGCAGG GTGTCTATTTCCCAAAGTACGTGAGGGACATATGTCAGCAACTGGGGATTTGCGGCTGGGTGAAGAACACCAAGTCCGGCACGATACTCGGAAAAATGCAGGGACCACGTGCGCTCATCGATCAGAT GTCACAATGGCTAACGAATGTTGGAAGTCCAGGTAGTCAGATTGATCGCTGTGAATTTACAAATTGGGAAGGCATTAGTAGGCTACAATACAAGGGATTTGCAatacgtttttaa
- the Rab3-gap gene encoding rab3 GTPase activating protein isoform X1, with protein sequence MSCQIKGIANLTNTSNIKELLFGDSIRRHDIPQDELPLQDCFISLSSTGDVLAMANNTKMIILISRWDSLEPDEAKNKFHMIWYGEVAKKDNEWITSIICLPLLSLGKASSGTNPDWTCIIVGFNTGFIKFYTETGALLFGEQLHNEPVVGLKCQSFRSPKHVGDIGLAEEVHVTYNSVVCVLQGFPLFSTLRACRNYLARVQANCDDLPPITNLSYKKWGYKSQDIVNDSEVIGTTSVNSFDHLMTASICGGYNASYRSSAPQHNLVLVTGKRPFVGFHYALEGGSAPVLSDVAIAMASKLANAIGTAVPWLPLNWGNSKHQASLEASKTSTHEPVEPMTCRFGLSDVMREGYSIISSPNKALSVILDAMGRVLLVDNRYCIATRMWKGYRDAQCGWIEVEEEKHSGMHKAFTKFKQTPQLRSAFFLVIYAPKKGVIDIWSTQQGPKITTFTASKHGRLLYINYGLLGVNDNVHLSKNKPQYSCVFMDPLGGLKEITVPFHFALNSKNGKRARDIHILKKLKTFLREEDFEREKLISEIESVCSDLKSNEIKVQTLEMLMSNKNIIPDALLAATNCFIKKLDEYEKEEMEPTTKTLYLLTTQLQQIINFYKHIKSQYDTPEYNVSIDDNNTSLPLTLLTTEKEVHRIFELFNKVNSYTCSDSNTECRVKFKEDGRIFLDFLSCFEFGTSGFIDIKKDIKPEKEHQISQLMYKGCVYSYDRIETWKEVAKSSNIQPFVFMKFALVYWLNKKRDVSLELELKQFTQLLNAICSIASVKEICAEYNEISLWWKKVRNILLDSTNPFNALTAALMCRAVAMSVEKYREKCNNKTEDNNVQEEKGIKNENDLKEIKQHQDSVNNLKSDDEAYNLTNEWEDITKDTCQFTLLIGNLEDIAILDAIVSQEPLSDTTTQFFALPFVKFDISLGSVLSKGKGSVSEIVAKWITSTGIDPSQLVDTTDTEFDHTRSTNDSLEVLNSSDEVCNVDDVSQPNVEKPLSESLDTESEEKDITNANKCILERIKLLKGHFPYSLTTSVLLANICWEFAMSWNKDISQLKSLEAALCVLRQIPMKRMRHGVCCLLWSVHIKKRMEAVAKLINKLGKLPKERLCMQEIGLSDAQAVIFLQDCVTFLEIFIDSEMLEVGQNIVIKSEELWEVCTSGPQPFAALAISQAPAWYDLIMLHLQLANVLHMIAHFNLKVLKPLNNLFDSVVQPYFFQSMADKVMLTWYRDDKRDNLRTTFLCRIINASMDFIHQETTDGKMSSSMQAIQWMNKCHTLASIWKISNDELRIHQVCQLYVIGLDRLAEEVVTAVNDVEKLAEDLLPIAGRRLMAYLSKSPDLLEEVSRISPALTKYLESLDVPDVIYTNCSNDDTIELIRRVSRHLPETHSNYHLAQLMLDAVFIYEGTT encoded by the exons ATGTCTTGTCAAATAAAGGGAATTGCAAATCTAACCAATACAAGCAatattaaagaattacttTTTGGAGATTCTATTAGAAGAC ATGACATTCCACAAGATGAATTACCACTACAAGACTGTTTTATATCATTATCATCAACTGGAGATGTTCTTGCTATGgcaaataatacaaagatgattatattaattt caAGGTGGGATTCATTAGAACCAGATGAggcaaaaaataaatttcatatgatATGGTATGGTGAAGTTGCAAAAAAAGATAA TGAATGGATAACATCCATAATCTGTTTACCATTATTGTCATTGGGAAAAGCTAGCAGCGGCACTAATCCAGATTGGACATGTATTATAGTTGGTTTTAATACTGGTTTTATCAAGTTTTACACAGAA acaGGTGCATTATTATTTGGAGAACAATTGCATAATGAACCAGTTGTAGGATTAAAATGTCAATCTTTTCGTTCACCTAAACACGTAGGTGATATTGGTTTGGCTGAAGAAGTTCATGTGACATATAATAGCGTTGTGTGTGTCTTGCAAGGTTTTCCCTTGTTTTCCACATTAAGAGcatgtagaaattatttagcTAGAg TTCAAGCAAACTGTGATGACTTACCAcctattacaaatttatcatATAAGAAATGGGGTTATAAAAGCCAAGATATTGTAAATGATTCAGAAGTAATTGGTACTACTTCTGTAAATAGCTTTGATCATCTAATGACAGCTTCAATTTGTGGTGGATATAACGCATCTTATAGATCTAGTGCACCACAGCATAATTTAGTTCTTGTAACTGGTAAACGTCCATTTGTTGGTTTTCATTATGCCTTAGAAGGTGGTTCAGCTCCAGTTCTATCAGATGTTGCAATAGCAATGGCCAGCAAACTAGCAAATGCTATTGGAACTGCTGTTCC TTGGCTTCCTCTCAATTGGGGAAATTCAAAACATCAGGCATCGCTCGAAGCATCAAAAACTAGTACTCATGAACCAGTTGAACCAATGACTTGTAGGTTTGGCTTAAGTGATGTTATGAGAGAGGGTTATTCGATAATATCCAGTCCAAATAAAGCACTGTCAGTAATATTAGATGCAATGGGCAGAGTATTATTAGTAGATAACAGATATTGCATAGCTACAAGAATGTGGAAAGGTTATAGAGATGCACAATGTGGTTGGATTGAAGTGGAGGAAGAAAAACATTCTGGAATGCACAAAGCATTTACTAAGTTTAAACAGACTCCGCAATTACGTTCTGCTTTCTTTTTAGTTATTTATGCTCCAAAGAAAGGTGTAATAGACATATGGAGTACTCAACAAGGTCCTAAAATTACTACATTTACTGCTAGTAAACATGGACG ATTACTTTATATCAATTATGGTCTTCTTGGTGTAAATGATAATGTACATCTATCAAAAAATAAACCACAATATTCGTGTGTATTTATGGATCCACTTGGAGGTctgaaggaaattacagtacCATTTCATTTTGCTCTTAATAGTAAAAATGGGAAGAGAGCGcgtgatatacatatacttaaaaaattgaaaacatttttacgagaagaagactttgaacGTGAGAAATTAATATCAGAAATTGAGAGTGTATGTTCAGATTTGAAgagtaatgaaataaaagtacaAACATTGGAAATGTTAatgtcaaataaaaatattattcccgATGCTTTACTCGCAGCTACAAATTGTTTTATCAAAAAACTAGATGAATATG aaaaagaagaaatggaacCTACGACAAAAacactttatttattaacaacacAGTTACAGCaaataattaacttttataaGCATATTAAATCTCAGTATGATACACCAGAGTATAATGTTTCTATAGATGATAATAATACGAGTTTACCTTTGACTTTGTTAACTACTGAAAAAGAAGTGCACAGAATTTTTGAATTgtttaataaagtaaatagTTACACGTGTTCAGATTCTAACACAGAATGTAGAGTAAAATTTAAAGAGGatggaagaatatttttagattttttatcTTGTTTCGAGTTTGGAACATCAGGatttatagatattaaaaaagatataaaaccaGAAAAAGAACATCAGATTT CTCAATTAATGTATAAAGGCTGCGTATATTCTTACGATAGAATTGAGACATGGAAAGAAGTCGCTAAGAGTAGTAACATTCAACCATTTGTTTTCATGAAATTTGCTTTAGTATACTGGCTCAATAAGAAACGGGACGTATCTTTAGAACTAGAGCTAAAACAATTTACGCAGCTCTTAAATGCTATTTGCTCAATAGCCA GTGTTAAAGAGATATGTGcagaatataatgaaatatctttgtGGTGGAAAAAGGTTCGTAATATTCTTTTGGATTCAACAAATCCATTTAATGCACTGACTGCTGCTTTGATGTGCAGAGCTGTTGCAAtgtctgtagaaaagtatagAGAAAAGTGCAATAACAAAACTGAGGATAATAATgttcaagaagaaaaaggtaTCAAAAATGAGAATGATTTGAAAGAGATAAAGCAGCATCAAGATTCTGTTAACAATTTAAAATCAGACGATGAAGCGTATAACTTGACAAATGAATGGGAAGATATTACTAAAGATACTTGTCAATTTACGTTGCTTATTGGAAATCTTGAGGATATTGCGATTTTAGATGCTATTGTAAG cCAAGAACCTCTATCAGATACTACAACGCAATTTTTTGCACTAccatttgtaaaatttgataTATCTTTAGGATCTGTTCTCTCAAAAGGGAAAG GTTCTGTATCGGAGATAGTTGCAAAATGGATTACTTCTACGGGTATTGATCCTTCTCAATTAGTAGATACAACAGATACGGAATTCGATCACACACGTTCAACAAATGATTCTTTAGAAGTACTGAATTCTTCAGACGAAGTTTGTAACGTCGATGATGTTTCACAACCTAATGTAGAAAAGCCTCTTTCAGAGTCTCTTGATACAGAAAGTGAAGAGAAAGATATTACAAATgctaataaatgtattttag aaagaattaaattattaaaaggtCATTTTCCATACAGTTTGACAACTAGTGTTCTGCTAGCTAATATCTGTTGGGAATTTGCTATGTCGTGGAATAAAGATATTTCGCAATTGAAGTCGCTCGAAGCTGCATTATGTGTTTTACGACAAATACCAATGAAACGTATGAGGCATG GTGTTTGTTGCTTATTATGGTCAGTTCATATAAAAAAACGAATGGAAGCAgttgcaaaattaattaataagctTGGAAAACTGCCAAAAGAGAGATTATGTATGCAGGAAATCGGTTTATCTGATGCTCAAGCAGTTATATTTCTACAAGATTGTGTcacatttttagaaatattcatcgat TCTGAAATGCTCGAAGTAGGACagaatattgtaattaaatcgGAAGAACTATGGGAAGTATGCACTTCCGGCCCACAACCCTTTGCTGCATTAGCTATTTCTCAAGCACCTGCTTGGTACGATCTAATCATGTTACATCTACAATTAGCTAATGTCTTACATATGATAGCgcattttaatttgaaagttCTAAAAccattaaataatttgtttgatTCTGTG GTACAGCCATACTTCTTTCAATCAATGGCAGACAAAGTAATGCTAACATGGTACAGAGACGATAAAAGAGATAATTTAAGAACCACATTTTTATGCCGAATAATTAATGCATCGATGGATTTTATCCATCAAGAAACAACAGATGGTAAAATGAGTAGTTCGATGCAAGCTATTCAATGGATGAATAAATGTCATACGTTAGCATCTATTTGGAAAATAAGTAACGATGAACTAAGGATACATCAAGTTTGTCAATTATATGTGATTGGTCTTGACCGACTAGCAGAGGAA GTTGTTACAGCTGTAAACGATGTTGAGAAATTAGCAGAAGATCTTTTACCGATTGCTGGAAGAAGATTGATGGCATATCTTTCAAAATCACCTGATCTTTTAGAGGAAGTTTCTCGTATAAGTCCAGCTCTTACTAAATACTTGGAAAGTCTT GATGTGCCGGACGTAATTTACACGAATTGTTCGAACGATGACACTATCGAATTGATACGACGAGTCTCAAGACATTTGCCCGAAACACACTCTAATTATCATCTTGCGCAATTAATGTTAGATGCGGTGTTTATTTACGAGGGAACGACATGA